The nucleotide window ATAAATTAcatgaaaacaaatatttcaattaaattcataaggattaattagcatataaacatgtagctagctagctgcaggTGCGACTAGTACTGCTGATCTGGTTAATTTCACCAACTTGCATCGTATGAAGGGTGAGAAAGTACTCTGTGCGATTAATGAGATGAGCATTGCTATTGGGTAACTTATTGCATGCTTAGATACTCTCGTGATGTGGCAAAACCACGTGTTACCgcgtggtttattaaaaaaatataaaaaatataattaaattaagttattatttaaataataagttgaaatgaaataaattaaaataaaaattgaagattgaataaattattattagaatattattttttaatattattataaatataaaaaaattaaattatttattatattttatgtaaaaaaaaaattaatatgtaataataaaattagttaaaatacTTACTGTGTTCAAACGTGACTAAAAGAACGattaaaaatctattcattTGAGTGGTAAGTTTCAGacggtaaaatattattattattagtgaaattgaaattgggtacttgatgaattaatatggtaaatgagttttttaatttgttgttgcGTGATTAATTTTGTAATGGTATTCAACCTCTCTAAtctttatatgttatattttttaaaattttaatcttattttttaaagatttttttgagtttattttttttgaaataatttaatttttctattcattatttatatatatgaaatatttaataaaataaaaattatataatatataaaaattatataaataataaaaattgtgtcaattttttctttcctacGTAAGTTTCTTAATAAAGTTCTGCATTTATCATCTGGCCACTAGTCCTACGCACCAGGCTTTAGGataagggtgatgctacagcccccgctgggggctcccgctggggctgtaggattattttatatattttttatttaaataattttttatatagattttttaatttttttaatattttaaaaaaataataaatttaaaatattattaagaaaatatttttttaatcagaaagtaaaaaaatatatattttcttaattacgaagtaaaataaaaaatatttttttataattttttattttacttcatgattaagaaagtatttttaataatattatgatttttttaaatatttaaaatggacatgctacagCTTCGCTGGGGTTCCTGTTGGgcttaatatgtacttttttatgtgtatttttttaatttattttttatatagattttttttacacttttaaaaaataaaataaatttaaaatatcattaaaaaacactttcttaatcagaaagtaaaaaaaaattattaaaaaatacttcattaatcacgaagtaaaataaatattatttttattctatttcttgattaaaaaaatattttttaataatattataatttttattttattttttaaaatatttaaaattattaataatatttatattaaaaaaactaaaataaataaataaaaaaatgttagatgcccagcgggagccccagcgggacatgtagcatttttcttaggataattataaatattatttagaaaatgaCACGTGGGATCGTTTGAATTATATTCTGctaaaatcatttattatatatccaCTTGGTGGCCTGAACTCCGAAGTCTTGAGGCCAACTGTTTTTATTGCATGTCATAGAATCGTAGTCGCTACGCACAGGATGAACGATGCAGTGTACTGAAACAGGCTACTGACGGCAATTAATTTCAATAAAGTACAGAATGTATAAAGATCAAACGTTATTCTCCCCGGTACAGTGCGTGAATTTGCAGCCAAATTCGCCCCCAACCCGCCATGCATATTCCTTCAGAAAGACGTTTGCTTCTCACGGAACTTATAACGCAGTCCCTTGTGTCTATTCTCTAGATACGTTCCGTAAAATACAGTATCTTCTTTGGGAAATATTATTTACCATACTCTTTCGGAAGATAAGAAAGAAGCTAGGCGAGGTCGACTTTAGCGTGTCGAAATGGAATTGCTCAGATCTCCAGAAAGGAAAACGCGAAATCATGGGGGAAAATCCGAGGTAAATATGGAAGGAAAACGAAAACCCAAGAGTCCCCACGTACCACTTCTAATATATAACGGATGTCCTTTGTGGGCCGGGAACCGATCTCTATCAATttgcaggtatatatatatatatatatatatataggaggtgTGTAGTTCTTTCTTGATGCTGTTTCTGCATCCATCATGACAGAATGCACCTCTAGCTTTCGGCATCGATACCAGCTTATGGTTGCTAATGTGTTGCCATCCCTCTTTTTCTGCTACTTCCAGTtataaacatgatatatatatatatatatatatatatatggtactacACTTTGTCTTCTGGTGGCTCATGAAACGAGGTCGAGGTCCTTCCGTTTTCGGCTGGGGTCCTAATTTATCTCTCTTTTAAGCTTTATTGTAGATTTGTACCACTCTTTGTTGCCTTCCGCCTCCACCACTGATAGGGAAAATATAAATGGGGAGCAATCTTATTTGCATTATGGAGGTAGCATTCACTCTCTGAACCTTCTCCTGGACACTTTTCAGAATTTCGGTTTCATTTCCTTCTAAACTGCCAGCATTCAGGCCTCTCGCTCTCTCGATCTACTCCTATTTACTATTCCCCTTCCCATTGTTTTCCTCTTAGGGTTTTAGTGTTACCTTCAAAAGAACTTCTCCCTCTCaccgtgaaaaaaaaaaaacatggacaGCTCTGAAAATTGCGTTTGTTGGCACAGATATAGACATCTACTCATAACTTCTTTGCTCTTTGTGCTTTTGGTTTCAAGCTCGACCAAAGTGAGATTCATGGCTGAAGGTAACAAACACTACTACTCATAGAAAGACATgatatttcttttcatttctgaCTTGGGCTGTCCTAACTTTTATGAGATATTACAGGAAGAGGCATTCCAGAGTTAGTTAAGGCTGCTCAAGTAAGTaacattcaacattttcataGCTTGCTCTATCTGATCATATTCCACGGTGTTTGTATTGAAATGTTGAAATTGAATTCATATAATCATGAGCAGGAAAGGATAGAAGAGAAGAAAGTAGTAAGGATGGTGAGAACTCAGATAGGGTCCAGGCCACCAAGTTGCGAGAGGAGGTGCAGCAACTGTGAGCACTGCGAAGCAGTTCAGGTCCCGATCGTCCCAAGAGTACTGCAAAAAACACCCAGGACAAACCATTtctctgctgctgctgttgcgACCCCCACAATTGCATACTCCAGAGATGGGGTCTCTAACTACAAGCCTATGTGCTGGAAGTGCAAGTGCGGGGACTTCATCTTCAATCCTTGATTGAACTTTTTCACCATTCTCAATTTGGTAAATAAGATACTAGCAATTGTAACACTGATCCGTCTCTTTCTCTGGTCATCTTTTTAGAGATTTCCTTTAACCATCCCTATATATATACGATGGG belongs to Juglans regia cultivar Chandler chromosome 8, Walnut 2.0, whole genome shotgun sequence and includes:
- the LOC109003744 gene encoding EPIDERMAL PATTERNING FACTOR-like protein 2 → MDSSENCVCWHRYRHLLITSLLFVLLVSSSTKVRFMAEGRGIPELVKAAQERIEEKKVVRMVRTQIGSRPPSCERRCSNCEHCEAVQVPIVPRVLQKTPRTNHFSAAAVATPTIAYSRDGVSNYKPMCWKCKCGDFIFNP